A region of the Chrysiogenia bacterium genome:
TCGGAGAGGCGGCTGTAGAGTTCCATCCGGGATTGCGCGCGCGCAGTGGTGCGGCGCGCGCTGCGTCCGATGGGAACCAGCTCGGAGACCTCCGTGCGCAGCTTCTCACGACCGGCGGGAATCTCCATCATGGCGAACGGGTAACCGGCCAGCAGCTTGCCCGCGCGCGGCAGGTCCTGACGATACTTGGGAGTCAGGATGATGGCCGGAACCGTCCAGCCCGCGTCGTAGAGTTCGCGAGCGACCTCGATGCCCTCGGCGTCGCCGACATGGGCTGCAATGATCAGCGCGTCCGGACGAGTTGATGTGGCCGCCAGTCGCTCAAAGAGCTGGGCGCGAGAGCTGACTTCCTCGGTCTCCGCAAAGCCGCGCAGCAGGCCGGCTACCGAGCTGCGACTGAGCGCGTCGGCGTCGACGACGACGACACGCAGCCCGCGCTTGCGCTCTGCCATCGCGAGAATCGTGTTGGTTGAATTGAAATATTCTTCGCCGACTGCGTGGAGATCCACGTCGACGCGGTACTCGGTGCGACCGGCCGCCGCGGCATCTTCGCTGGCGACGCACTGGCGCACGATGCCGCCCACCCAGGAACTCGACGGAAAGGGCGGGGCCAGTTGCAGCTCCACCCACGAGCCGGGCTCGACCGAAGCGCCAACGCGCATGGTCAGGTCCGAAAAACTCACGCGGCAGATCTCTACGCGGCGTTCGCGGCGGCCGGAGGTCAGGGACGCCGGACACTGGATGTCCGCCGAGAACTCCTGGGCAATCGCCGGGGGAGCCGGAACCGTCATCTGCTGCGTATTCTCAGTTGTCTGGCTCAAAGTCACTGGTACCATCCGCCCCTGCAGGCGCGGCAGCCTATTCCATAGATACCCGACCTGCCAAGAATCCCCCCAACTGACTTCGAGGCTCGGGCCGGGCTCTCTATACTGCACTTCGCATGCTGAACGACACACCACAGGATAGCACGAAAGAGCGCCTGGAGGCACTGGCAGCCTACGCCGCGGAGCTTCCCACCGACCCGGGGGTCTACCTGATGAGGGGCCCGCGTGGTGAGGTGCTGTACGTCGGAAAGGCCAAGAACCTGCGAGCGCGGGTCCGGACCTATTTTGGGCCCAAACATGATGGCAGAGTGCACATCACCTACCTTTTGCGTCGCGTCGAAAAAGTCGACGTTGTTGTCACCCAGACTGAAAAAGAAGCGGTGATTCTTGAGAACACCCTGATCAAGAAGCACAAGCCCCGCTACAACATCATCTTCCGTGACGACAAGACCTACCTGCACGTCAAGCTCTCGGTGCAGGATGAATGGCCCCGCATCTACAAGGTGCGCCGCCCGACCAAGGACGGCTCGAAGCTCTTCGGCCCCTACGCCTCGGCCTACTCACTCAAGGAAACCCTCGAAACGCTGCAGCGCGTCTTTCCGCTGCGCACGTGCAGCGATCACGAACTGCGCAACCGCACGCGCCCGTGCATCGAGTTCGAGATCGGCCGCTGCCTGGCGCCCTGCGTGGGGAAGGTCAGCCACGAAGACTACGGTGAGCTGGTGCGGCAGGTGGAACTCTATCTCTCGGGACGCCGCGAGGAACTCATGCGCCGGCTCAAGGCGGAGATGCACGAAGCCTCCGACCGGCAGGAATACGAGCTCGCCGCGCAGATGCGCGACCGGTTGCGCGCGATCGAGGACACGCTCGAGCGACAGGAAGTCGTGAGCAACGACGACATCGACCAGGACGTCATCGCCACCCAGGACATGGGGCACGAACTGTGGATCCAGATTCTCTTCGTGCGAGGCGGCAACGTGCTCGAAACGCACGGCTACGCACTTGCGCGACAGGGCTTCGAGCTTCCCGAGATTCTCTCGCAATTTCTCGTCCAGTACTACTCGGACGAGCGCCACCCCGTGCCGCAGGAAGTGCTCGTGCCCTGCGCCATCGAGGATGAAGAGCCCATCCGCGAAGTGCTCGAAGAGCGCCGCGGCGGACGGGTGCAGATCGTTCGTCCCCAGCGCGGCCACCGCAGCGCGCTGGTGGCCATGGCGAAAAAAAACGCGCAGGAAGCAGTCGCCCTTCGCTACGAGGCCTCGGAGCGGCAGGAGCGCGTGCTGCGCCAGCTTCAAAAAGACCTCGACCTGCCGCGCCTTCCCCGGCGGATTGAATGCTTCGACATCTCCCACATGCAGGGCGGCAACACCGCGGCATCGATGGTGACCTTTGTAAACGGTGAGCCCGAAAAGCGGCTCTACAAGAAATTCGAAGTGCGCGGGGTCAATCCCGGTGACGACTACGCCGCCATGAGCCACGTCATCGCGCGGCGCTACCGCAGGGCGATTCCCGAAAGCCCGGAGGAAGAAGTTTCCGAGAAAGACGCGCTGCCCGACCTCATCATGGTCGACGGCGGCAAGGGCCAGCTCCGCATGCTCGAAGAAGTGCTGGGCGCGCTGGGTATCACGAAACTCGAAAACGCCCCGGCGCGCATCTCGCTGGCCAAGTCCCGTGTGCAGGGGGCCGGCAACAAGCAGGCCGAGTTCGGGCGCTCCGACGAGCGCGTCTTCGTGCCCGGACGCAGCGAGCCCATCGTGCTTCAGCAGGACACGGCGCCGCTGCACCTGCTCGCCCACCTGCGCGACGAATCCCATCGGTTTGCCATCACCTATCACCGCAAGCTGCGTGCCAAGGCGAAGTTTCGCAGCGCCCTGGACGACATCGAAGGAATCGGCAAAAAGCGACGAACCGAACTGCTCAAACATTTCGGCAGCACCAGCGCGGTAAAAACGGCTACATTGGAAGAACTCGAGGCCGCCCCGGGTATGAACAAACGCGTGGCCCGCGAGGTGTGGTGCCACTTCCACGGCCCCTTGCCGGAGACGGCAGCCGAACCTGAAAAGGACAACAAAGAGGCGTGAGCGAACACGACCCGATCCACCTGCTCGAAGAACTGCAGGTAGAAGAGACCGCGCGCCCGGCATGGCAGCGGCACCTGCAGACGCTGGTGGTGATCATCGTGGCGGCGCTTCTGCTGTGGTGGTGTTTTTCCCAGGTGGAACTGGAGAAGATGCTTGCCGAACTCGAGCGCGCCAACATCCCGCTCTTTATTGCGGCGGTGAGCTGCGGTCACATCTCGCTGTATCTCGTGCAGATGTTTGCGGTCTATGCCTCGCTTCGCGCGGTGGGATTCTCGGGCAAACTGCGACCTTTCTTTCTTGCCACCAGTGCGCTGCAGCTTCCGGGCGCAGTGCAGGTCCATCTGGCGAGTGCGGGGCTTGTTGCCTACAACAAACGTCGCCACGGCCTGCCCATCGCAAGCACCGCGGCCGCGGCGATGTTCGTCTACTTCTCGGACGCGAGTATCTTTGCCCTCGCCATCGGCGCTGCCGGGCGGGCGGTCGGTGGGCCCTACGCGACCTACCTGCCGGTCTTCGGTGCGGGGCTGATCGCGATGCAGCTTTTTGCCGTCGCGTATTTGCGCGGGCGTTTCGATTTCATCCTGCCACGCTTTGCGATCAAACCACGCGAGTGGGGACTGCTTCGCCCGCTGACGCAGATCACGGCGAAAACCTGGGGGCGCCTCGTCGCGATGCGCCTGCTGGTGTTTGCAGCGATGGCGCTGCCCAGTGCGGTCGGGCTGCGCGCTTTCGGGGTGGACGTGCCCATCGGGTTTCTTGCCGCAGCCATTCCGCTCGGCCAGTTTTTGGGAAATGTCCCGGTTGCCTTCGGCGGCTTCGGGACGACCCAGGCGGTGATGCTCAAATTCCTTGGGCCCTACGGAACACGCGAGGCGATTCTGGCCTGGAGCCTGTGCTGGACCGTGGGGCTGATCCTTTGCCGGGCAACGCAGGGGGCGCTGTTCTTCAAGCACGGCGTCAACGAGTTGCTGGCCAAGGAGGCCTCCGAGCCCGTCACCCCGGGGCCGAAGTCCGAATCGGGCGTCCCGATTCCGGACCCGGCGGTGAGCGAGGAATAGCCGCAACGCCTGAGCGGCCCCCAAACGCCGATTTCCCGCCGGCATGCGCTGGCACCGCTCTTGCTCTTTGCTCCCTCCATGGGACTTTCGGGAATCGACCTTCGCCTGCTCTACCGGCTCGCCCCAGCCTTTGTCGTGGGCGCGGGGCTCGGCGTCTATGGCCAACGGGACGTTGCGTTGTTGGCGGCACTCTGTCTGCTCATCCTCGGGATTGCCCT
Encoded here:
- a CDS encoding response regulator, producing the protein MTVPAPPAIAQEFSADIQCPASLTSGRRERRVEICRVSFSDLTMRVGASVEPGSWVELQLAPPFPSSSWVGGIVRQCVASEDAAAAGRTEYRVDVDLHAVGEEYFNSTNTILAMAERKRGLRVVVVDADALSRSSVAGLLRGFAETEEVSSRAQLFERLAATSTRPDALIIAAHVGDAEGIEVARELYDAGWTVPAIILTPKYRQDLPRAGKLLAGYPFAMMEIPAGREKLRTEVSELVPIGRSARRTTARAQSRMELYSRLSDSYRRLRKSAGGYLDTRILDRTTDEPSEHAEGRTRE
- the uvrC gene encoding excinuclease ABC subunit UvrC, which codes for MLNDTPQDSTKERLEALAAYAAELPTDPGVYLMRGPRGEVLYVGKAKNLRARVRTYFGPKHDGRVHITYLLRRVEKVDVVVTQTEKEAVILENTLIKKHKPRYNIIFRDDKTYLHVKLSVQDEWPRIYKVRRPTKDGSKLFGPYASAYSLKETLETLQRVFPLRTCSDHELRNRTRPCIEFEIGRCLAPCVGKVSHEDYGELVRQVELYLSGRREELMRRLKAEMHEASDRQEYELAAQMRDRLRAIEDTLERQEVVSNDDIDQDVIATQDMGHELWIQILFVRGGNVLETHGYALARQGFELPEILSQFLVQYYSDERHPVPQEVLVPCAIEDEEPIREVLEERRGGRVQIVRPQRGHRSALVAMAKKNAQEAVALRYEASERQERVLRQLQKDLDLPRLPRRIECFDISHMQGGNTAASMVTFVNGEPEKRLYKKFEVRGVNPGDDYAAMSHVIARRYRRAIPESPEEEVSEKDALPDLIMVDGGKGQLRMLEEVLGALGITKLENAPARISLAKSRVQGAGNKQAEFGRSDERVFVPGRSEPIVLQQDTAPLHLLAHLRDESHRFAITYHRKLRAKAKFRSALDDIEGIGKKRRTELLKHFGSTSAVKTATLEELEAAPGMNKRVAREVWCHFHGPLPETAAEPEKDNKEA
- a CDS encoding flippase-like domain-containing protein gives rise to the protein MSEHDPIHLLEELQVEETARPAWQRHLQTLVVIIVAALLLWWCFSQVELEKMLAELERANIPLFIAAVSCGHISLYLVQMFAVYASLRAVGFSGKLRPFFLATSALQLPGAVQVHLASAGLVAYNKRRHGLPIASTAAAAMFVYFSDASIFALAIGAAGRAVGGPYATYLPVFGAGLIAMQLFAVAYLRGRFDFILPRFAIKPREWGLLRPLTQITAKTWGRLVAMRLLVFAAMALPSAVGLRAFGVDVPIGFLAAAIPLGQFLGNVPVAFGGFGTTQAVMLKFLGPYGTREAILAWSLCWTVGLILCRATQGALFFKHGVNELLAKEASEPVTPGPKSESGVPIPDPAVSEE